The sequence below is a genomic window from Oscillatoria salina IIICB1.
AAAAATAAAGGGAATATTAGCCGTAGCTGGAGTTTTGCGTAACTCAGAAATAACATCATGTCCGTCTAATTCCGGCATCATTACGTCGCACAAAATCACATCTGGTAGTTGTTCGAGTGCTAACTGAATGCCAATTTTCCCATTGGCAGCCGCTAGGGTTTCAAAGTTTTCTGATTCGAGTAAGTCAAGCAAATTTTCTCGAATTGATTGTTCGTCTTCAATTACTAACACTTTGGTCATTATCTTCAATCTTGATTTGACTTATTTAACGAATTCAATAAACTTAAAAGTTGAGCATTTTCTGGTGTGAGTATTTTTAGGAGTTGAGAAAATTGATTTATTATTGCTATTTCGCGGCTGCATTCTTGTTGTAAAACTCGTAAATAACGTTGACGAGTTTCTTCTGAATTAGCTACGTTCAACATTTTAATAGCTAAGTTAATGTTCGAGGTAGGATTGCGTAATTCTTCACATAGTTTGTTCAGTAATTCTTCCTGAGAATTGCTCAATTTTTCAAGTTCTTGAACTCTTTTTTGTAAAGCTTGCGCTCGTTTTTTTTCTAGATCGTAAGATTCCATATAAGCAGTGTGTTTTTTCATTCTGGTGGCGATCGCACTT
It includes:
- a CDS encoding response regulator transcription factor gives rise to the protein MTKFLVIEDAREVRLNLQEILESKDFEVIDAENGEQGIKRAQEELPDLIICDIMLPGLDGYDVLGELRKEPITSTIPFIFLTAKVDRDDQRLGMELGADDYITKPCTPTELLSAIATRMKKHTAYMESYDLEKKRAQALQKRVQELEKLSNSQEELLNKLCEELRNPTSNINLAIKMLNVANSEETRQRYLRVLQQECSREIAIINQFSQLLKILTPENAQLLSLLNSLNKSNQD